In Methylobacterium aquaticum, the following are encoded in one genomic region:
- a CDS encoding type II toxin-antitoxin system VapC family toxin: MIILDTNVVSGLMRAPPDPVLVPWLDAQPRNSVWITTITVLEIRFGLELMPDGRRAAALRTAFDRLVADVLQRRVAPFDAAAASETAVLMAARQRQGQPQELRDSMIAGIAIARRATLATRNVRHFPDLAEPPVNPWDD, translated from the coding sequence ATGATCATCCTCGACACGAACGTCGTATCCGGCCTGATGCGCGCACCGCCGGATCCGGTCCTCGTCCCTTGGCTCGACGCGCAACCCAGGAACTCCGTCTGGATCACAACCATCACCGTCCTTGAGATCAGGTTCGGCCTCGAACTCATGCCGGATGGACGGCGCGCCGCGGCATTGCGCACGGCCTTCGATCGCCTCGTCGCAGACGTGCTCCAACGGCGGGTCGCCCCGTTCGATGCCGCGGCAGCCAGCGAAACGGCGGTTCTCATGGCGGCTCGGCAGCGGCAGGGGCAACCGCAGGAACTGCGCGACAGCATGATCGCAGGCATTGCCATCGCTCGCCGCGCGACGCTCGCAACCCGCAACGTCCGGCACTTCCCCGACCTGGCCGAGCCTCCCGTCAATCCGTGGGATGATTGA
- a CDS encoding FitA-like ribbon-helix-helix domain-containing protein, with translation MAQILVRDIDAGVKQRLQQRAARNGRSMEAELRDILRAAAADDEKTMGLGTEIVALFEGIGLKPDEELPEVRGHDLADPFA, from the coding sequence ATGGCCCAAATTCTCGTCCGTGATATCGATGCCGGTGTGAAGCAGCGCTTGCAGCAACGTGCGGCCCGGAACGGCCGCAGCATGGAGGCCGAACTGCGCGACATCCTTCGTGCTGCCGCAGCCGATGACGAAAAGACGATGGGTCTGGGGACGGAGATCGTCGCTCTTTTTGAGGGCATCGGGCTCAAGCCCGACGAGGAACTGCCTGAAGTCCGTGGCCATGACCTTGCAGATCCCTTCGCATGA
- a CDS encoding dihydroorotase has translation MSTEYDLLIRGGDAVLSGHGRTACDIAVRDGRIAAILAPGAPASAATTLDARGLVVLPGAIDVHLHLGHGRDIARPRVPADAAQESAAAAVGGITCFIPYLMTSDPFASVLPEVIGITEAGSRIDFGYHPIISTEAQLAEVEACARDHGAPTFKIFMNNRGGEGARLGLPDIDDGFLLRLCEAAARAGGMVCPHPETIELAWVTRERAKAADPDGTGGLATWNASRPPFVEADAVQRAGFIARTAGAPLYVVHTSSGEALAAGLRQREAGAQLFLETCPHYLTHDVGWDGGETGGSDTAKINPPLREAADREALWAGILSGAIDTVATDHVHRGLDAKAGGIWSASPGCPGLETLLPVLLTEGHHARGLDLARVVDLVSTRPAQIMGLAHRKGAIAPGLDADFALVDLDAEWTLTRDDVRSSAGYSIYEGRRFRGRVLHTVVRGRMVLRDRTLQDDAVGTGRYVPRRLAAASA, from the coding sequence ATGAGCACGGAATACGACCTCCTCATCCGCGGCGGGGACGCCGTCCTGTCGGGGCACGGGCGCACCGCGTGCGACATCGCCGTCCGCGACGGTCGCATCGCCGCGATCCTCGCCCCCGGCGCGCCGGCTTCGGCCGCGACCACGCTCGACGCCCGCGGCCTCGTCGTCCTGCCCGGCGCCATCGACGTTCACCTCCATCTCGGCCACGGCCGCGACATCGCCCGGCCGCGCGTGCCGGCGGATGCCGCGCAGGAGAGCGCGGCGGCGGCCGTCGGCGGCATCACCTGCTTCATCCCCTACCTGATGACGAGCGACCCCTTCGCGAGCGTGCTGCCGGAGGTGATCGGTATCACCGAGGCCGGATCGCGGATCGATTTCGGCTATCACCCGATCATCTCGACCGAGGCGCAGCTCGCCGAGGTCGAGGCCTGCGCCCGGGACCACGGCGCGCCGACCTTCAAGATCTTCATGAACAACAGGGGCGGGGAGGGCGCCCGCCTCGGCCTGCCGGACATCGATGACGGCTTCCTTCTGCGCCTGTGCGAGGCGGCGGCGCGGGCCGGCGGCATGGTCTGTCCGCACCCCGAGACGATCGAGCTCGCCTGGGTCACCCGCGAGCGCGCCAAGGCGGCGGACCCCGACGGCACCGGGGGGCTGGCCACCTGGAACGCCAGCCGGCCGCCCTTCGTCGAGGCGGACGCGGTGCAGCGCGCCGGCTTCATCGCCCGTACGGCCGGCGCGCCGCTCTACGTCGTGCACACCTCATCGGGCGAAGCCCTGGCGGCGGGCCTGCGCCAGCGCGAGGCGGGCGCGCAGCTCTTCCTCGAGACCTGCCCGCACTACTTGACCCACGATGTCGGCTGGGACGGGGGCGAGACCGGCGGGAGCGACACGGCCAAGATCAATCCCCCCTTGCGCGAGGCCGCCGACCGGGAAGCCCTGTGGGCCGGCATCTTGTCGGGCGCCATCGACACCGTGGCCACCGACCACGTCCATCGCGGCCTCGACGCCAAGGCCGGCGGCATCTGGTCCGCGTCGCCGGGCTGTCCCGGCCTCGAGACCCTGCTGCCGGTGCTGCTGACCGAGGGCCATCACGCCCGCGGCCTCGACCTTGCCCGGGTGGTCGATCTGGTCTCGACCCGGCCGGCGCAGATCATGGGCCTTGCCCATCGAAAAGGCGCGATCGCGCCGGGCCTCGATGCCGATTTCGCCCTCGTCGACCTCGATGCCGAGTGGACCCTCACCCGCGACGACGTCCGCTCAAGCGCCGGCTACTCGATCTACGAGGGCCGGCGGTTCCGGGGGCGCGTGCTCCACACGGTCGTCCGCGGCCGGATGGTGCTGCGGGACCGTACCCTTCAGGACGACGCCGTCGGCACCGGCCGCTACGTTCCGCGGCGACTTGCTGCCGCTTCTGCCTGA
- a CDS encoding MmgE/PrpD family protein, whose product MTLTRDLARRVRALSRNGLPPEVAAAARLHLLDAIGVGLASAGSEAGAPYRRYAAGLGPGSAGLIGIPGRVAPAAAALVNGGLMHGLEFDDTHTGSIVHGSAVLVPAALAAAQAAGASGPALSTAYALGWEVLIRIGLAAPGAFQARGFQVTSVGGALVAALVAAELAGLTEDEAVAAMGIGLSGASGVFEFLTNGASVKSLHPGLAAQAGLNAADLARAGLTGPETAFEGRCGLFSAFAGDARLAGAFAAALDGLGTEWHLPQAAFKFHPCCHYLHPFIEAAGILADRGVKPDDVAALTCRVPAGAAPIICEPWDAKQAPASGHAARWSLPVAVAARLVEGRVDLATFEAPAGAAVLMLAGRIAWESLADARFPQVFEAEIVAETRDGARHEIRVDDVYGNAGRPAGDDAVREKFRRNAARSLAPDGIASLEAAIDALADAPRIDALTLSLSHPVRSAA is encoded by the coding sequence GTGACGCTCACCCGCGACCTCGCCCGGCGCGTCCGGGCGCTCTCCCGCAACGGCCTGCCGCCGGAGGTGGCGGCCGCCGCGCGCCTCCACCTCCTCGACGCGATCGGGGTCGGTCTCGCCTCGGCGGGCTCGGAGGCCGGTGCGCCTTACCGGCGCTACGCCGCGGGGCTCGGGCCGGGGAGCGCGGGCCTGATCGGGATCCCCGGCCGTGTCGCGCCGGCCGCGGCGGCCCTCGTCAACGGCGGATTGATGCACGGGCTTGAGTTCGACGACACCCATACCGGCTCGATCGTCCACGGCTCGGCGGTGCTCGTTCCCGCGGCTCTCGCCGCCGCCCAGGCCGCCGGCGCCTCCGGGCCGGCGCTGAGCACGGCCTACGCGCTGGGCTGGGAGGTGCTGATCCGCATCGGCCTCGCCGCGCCCGGGGCCTTCCAGGCACGGGGCTTCCAGGTCACATCGGTCGGGGGCGCCCTGGTGGCGGCTCTCGTCGCGGCGGAGCTCGCCGGCCTCACCGAGGACGAGGCGGTGGCGGCGATGGGGATCGGCCTCAGCGGTGCCTCCGGCGTGTTCGAGTTCCTGACCAACGGCGCCTCGGTCAAGTCGCTGCATCCCGGGCTTGCCGCCCAAGCCGGTCTGAATGCCGCCGACCTCGCTCGGGCCGGCCTGACCGGGCCGGAGACCGCCTTCGAGGGGCGCTGCGGACTGTTTTCGGCCTTCGCCGGGGACGCGCGCCTCGCCGGGGCGTTCGCGGCCGCCCTCGACGGGCTCGGCACGGAGTGGCACCTGCCGCAGGCGGCGTTCAAGTTCCATCCCTGCTGCCACTACCTGCACCCCTTCATCGAGGCCGCCGGAATCCTGGCCGATCGGGGCGTGAAGCCCGACGACGTTGCCGCGCTGACCTGCCGGGTGCCTGCGGGCGCAGCACCGATCATCTGCGAGCCCTGGGACGCCAAGCAGGCCCCCGCCAGCGGGCACGCCGCGCGCTGGAGCCTGCCGGTCGCGGTGGCGGCCCGCCTCGTCGAGGGCCGGGTCGATCTTGCGACCTTCGAGGCGCCGGCGGGCGCGGCGGTGCTGATGCTCGCCGGCCGCATCGCCTGGGAGTCGCTCGCCGACGCCCGCTTCCCGCAGGTCTTCGAAGCCGAGATCGTCGCCGAGACCCGCGATGGCGCCCGGCACGAGATCCGGGTCGACGACGTGTACGGCAATGCCGGACGGCCTGCCGGCGACGACGCGGTACGGGAGAAGTTCCGCCGCAACGCCGCCCGCAGCCTCGCGCCGGACGGCATCGCGTCCCTGGAGGCCGCCATCGACGCGCTCGCCGACGCCCCGCGCATCGACGCCCTCACCCTGTCCCTGTCACACCCCGTCCGGAGCGCCGCATGA
- a CDS encoding FAD-dependent oxidoreductase: MSDELDILVIGAGACGLAAAIAAHDAGASVAVIEKQERPGGNSSLSTGSVPAAGSRFQREAGIADEPARMVADLMAIAGGETDDHALVERLASVSAETVEWLVDTVEAKLTLITAYKHIGHSVPRLHAPVSRRGQDLVDDLVAAAERRGIPIAVGNGARALIVEDGIVCGAVVEAAGETVEIRAGKTILALNGFAANPELVRRFCPEIAGAEYFGARGSTGEAVLWGERIGAALANMAAYQGYAAVAYPQGSLLSWTTVEKGGIIVGDDARRFGDESLGYSGYAREVLARGGRAYTVFDQKIFDVAAAEEEFMELWTYGGLKRGDTAEEIARPFGLDPEVLAGEIAQRNAAAAGTVPDPHGRRDFGLGPLAPPYYIGRVVPGLFHTQGGLRVDADARVLRQDGAPVPNLFAGGGAAAGISGRAGALGYASGNGLLSAIALGRLAALAAARELGSTP; the protein is encoded by the coding sequence GTGAGCGACGAACTCGACATCCTGGTGATCGGCGCCGGAGCCTGTGGCCTCGCGGCGGCCATCGCCGCGCACGATGCCGGAGCGAGCGTGGCGGTGATCGAGAAGCAGGAGCGGCCCGGCGGCAATTCCTCGCTCTCGACAGGCTCGGTGCCGGCGGCGGGCAGCCGGTTCCAGCGCGAGGCGGGCATCGCGGACGAGCCGGCCCGCATGGTCGCCGACCTGATGGCGATCGCCGGCGGCGAGACCGACGACCACGCCCTGGTCGAGCGCCTCGCGAGCGTCTCGGCCGAGACCGTGGAGTGGCTCGTCGACACGGTGGAGGCGAAACTCACCCTCATCACCGCCTACAAGCATATCGGGCATTCGGTGCCCCGCCTGCACGCCCCGGTCTCGCGCCGCGGCCAGGATCTCGTCGACGACCTCGTGGCGGCGGCCGAGCGGCGCGGCATCCCGATCGCGGTCGGCAACGGTGCCCGCGCGCTGATCGTCGAGGACGGGATCGTGTGCGGCGCCGTCGTCGAGGCCGCCGGCGAGACGGTCGAGATTCGGGCCGGCAAGACGATCCTCGCCCTCAACGGCTTCGCGGCGAACCCTGAGCTCGTCCGACGCTTCTGCCCCGAGATCGCCGGGGCGGAGTACTTCGGCGCCCGCGGTTCCACCGGCGAGGCGGTTCTGTGGGGCGAGCGGATCGGCGCCGCGCTCGCCAACATGGCGGCCTACCAGGGCTACGCCGCCGTCGCCTATCCGCAGGGCAGCCTGCTGTCCTGGACCACGGTCGAGAAGGGCGGGATCATCGTCGGCGACGATGCCCGCCGGTTCGGCGACGAGAGCCTCGGCTATTCCGGCTATGCCCGGGAGGTTCTGGCCCGGGGCGGGCGCGCCTACACGGTGTTCGACCAAAAGATCTTCGACGTCGCCGCCGCCGAGGAGGAGTTCATGGAGCTCTGGACCTATGGCGGCCTCAAGCGCGGCGACACGGCCGAGGAGATCGCCCGACCCTTCGGACTCGATCCGGAAGTGCTCGCCGGGGAGATCGCGCAACGCAACGCAGCGGCGGCCGGGACCGTGCCCGACCCGCACGGACGGCGGGATTTCGGCCTCGGGCCCCTGGCGCCACCCTACTATATCGGCCGCGTCGTGCCCGGGCTGTTCCACACCCAGGGCGGGTTGCGGGTCGATGCCGACGCACGCGTGCTGCGGCAAGATGGAGCCCCGGTGCCGAACCTCTTCGCCGGCGGCGGCGCGGCGGCCGGGATCAGCGGCCGGGCCGGCGCGCTCGGCTACGCCTCCGGCAACGGGCTCCTGTCGGCGATCGCACTCGGCCGCCTCGCGGCGCTCGCCGCCGCCCGCGAACTCGGGAGCACGCCGTGA
- a CDS encoding MmgE/PrpD family protein — protein sequence MAPDSDSALRACSAAAVQSLMTWAAAYSHEALPVTVRARAALVLADDLGAIVAAAGEPPVARMRAVLARSSGRAEATVFAPGSPALDRASAAAANGLAATWCELDEGYRGAPCHAGAYILPALLAEAEAEGASVARVLEALALAYEITVRCARAFPFATMTVHPHAAFATIGAAAGIGLLRGFSGKLLLDAVSAAASMTFAGPYGHAIEGALVRNAWTSAGAWIGLRAADGAEAGIAGLPETFHDVFVGGLGTACLPEALTDGLGIDWAIHGGYHKVFACCQYAHGAIEASLRLRAEAAGREDEIDEILVETHPRGLTLTTVEPATVLAAKFSMPHALAAAAVTGTGGQGAFDQSTLHEPRIADLRRRVRLAPLPEIGPPPNDRPSRVTWRMRDGTALSALCESARGGADQPFDTDTMLAKLAETSRAYPRMAAVLERIVRRAEDDERDLQRPWRDCVTEMTGGVER from the coding sequence ATGGCACCCGATTCCGATTCCGCCCTGCGGGCCTGCAGCGCCGCCGCCGTGCAGTCGCTGATGACCTGGGCTGCCGCGTACTCCCACGAGGCGTTGCCCGTAACCGTCCGAGCCCGTGCGGCGCTGGTCCTCGCCGACGATCTCGGGGCGATCGTGGCCGCCGCCGGCGAGCCGCCGGTGGCGCGGATGCGTGCCGTGCTGGCGCGGTCCTCGGGCCGCGCCGAGGCGACGGTGTTCGCCCCCGGCAGCCCTGCCCTCGACCGGGCCTCGGCGGCAGCTGCCAACGGCCTTGCGGCGACCTGGTGCGAACTCGACGAGGGCTATCGCGGCGCGCCATGCCACGCCGGGGCCTACATCCTGCCGGCACTGCTGGCCGAGGCCGAGGCCGAGGGGGCGAGCGTCGCGCGGGTGCTGGAGGCGCTGGCGCTGGCCTACGAGATCACCGTGCGCTGCGCCCGCGCGTTTCCGTTCGCCACCATGACGGTCCACCCGCACGCCGCCTTCGCGACGATCGGGGCGGCTGCCGGCATCGGGCTCCTGCGCGGCTTCTCCGGCAAGCTCCTCCTCGACGCGGTGTCGGCCGCCGCCAGCATGACCTTCGCCGGCCCCTACGGCCACGCGATCGAGGGTGCGCTGGTGCGCAACGCCTGGACCTCGGCGGGCGCCTGGATCGGCCTGCGCGCCGCCGACGGGGCGGAGGCCGGGATCGCCGGCCTGCCCGAGACCTTCCATGACGTCTTCGTCGGCGGCCTCGGCACGGCCTGCCTGCCCGAGGCGCTGACGGACGGCCTGGGCATCGACTGGGCGATCCATGGCGGCTACCACAAGGTCTTCGCCTGCTGCCAGTACGCCCACGGGGCGATCGAGGCCTCCCTGCGCTTACGCGCGGAGGCCGCCGGCCGGGAGGACGAGATCGACGAGATCCTGGTCGAGACCCATCCCCGCGGCCTGACCCTTACCACCGTCGAGCCGGCGACGGTGCTGGCGGCGAAGTTCTCGATGCCGCACGCGCTCGCCGCCGCCGCGGTGACCGGCACGGGCGGGCAGGGGGCCTTCGATCAATCGACGCTGCACGAGCCGCGGATCGCGGACTTGCGCCGCCGGGTCCGGCTGGCGCCCCTGCCCGAGATCGGTCCGCCGCCGAACGACCGGCCCTCGCGGGTGACCTGGCGAATGCGCGACGGGACCGCCTTGAGCGCGCTCTGCGAGAGCGCCCGCGGCGGTGCCGATCAGCCCTTCGACACCGACACGATGCTCGCCAAGCTCGCCGAGACCAGCCGGGCGTACCCCCGGATGGCTGCCGTCCTCGAACGGATCGTGCGCAGGGCCGAGGACGACGAGCGGGATTTGCAGAGACCGTGGCGGGATTGCGTGACCGAGATGACGGGCGGGGTGGAACGGTGA
- a CDS encoding ABC transporter ATP-binding protein, whose translation MLEIRSLSAGYGTLTALDAVSARLEPGGRLGVFGHNGAGKTTLLRCIVGAHAAHAGEVVFDGKPVLPGNVPATIRRGIAFVPQGHNVFPNLTVADNLATAGLLFDGKFAGEVLKIFPLLEERRGQRAGSLSGGEQQMLALGMALMTQPKWLLLDEPSTGLAPVIVRNVMSQLAKVNAAFGTGLIIVEQNVPATLKVVEHGLILKSGRTVFSGEAATLAAKPDLWEWF comes from the coding sequence ATGCTGGAGATCCGCTCGCTCTCGGCCGGCTACGGCACGCTCACTGCCCTCGACGCCGTCTCGGCCCGGTTGGAGCCGGGCGGCCGGCTCGGCGTCTTCGGCCATAACGGCGCCGGCAAGACGACGCTGCTGCGCTGCATCGTCGGCGCCCATGCCGCCCATGCCGGCGAAGTCGTCTTTGACGGCAAGCCGGTGCTGCCCGGCAACGTCCCGGCCACGATCCGGCGCGGCATCGCCTTCGTGCCGCAGGGCCACAACGTCTTCCCCAACCTCACCGTGGCAGACAACCTCGCCACGGCAGGTCTCCTGTTCGACGGCAAGTTTGCCGGCGAGGTGCTGAAGATCTTTCCGCTGCTCGAGGAGCGTCGCGGTCAGCGCGCCGGCTCGCTCTCAGGCGGCGAGCAGCAGATGCTGGCGCTCGGCATGGCCCTGATGACCCAGCCGAAATGGTTGCTCCTCGACGAGCCGTCCACGGGCCTCGCGCCGGTGATCGTGCGCAACGTGATGAGCCAGCTCGCCAAGGTCAACGCAGCCTTCGGCACCGGCCTCATCATCGTCGAGCAGAACGTGCCGGCGACCCTGAAGGTCGTCGAGCACGGGCTGATCCTGAAGTCCGGCCGGACCGTGTTCTCGGGCGAGGCCGCGACGCTCGCGGCCAAGCCCGACCTCTGGGAGTGGTTCTAG
- a CDS encoding ABC transporter ATP-binding protein — MTPVLEIAGLDKRFGGIVVADGIDLTLNPGRVVGLIGPNGAGKTSLFNLISGVFPSDAGTIRLDGQRLDGLAMHRRASLGLARTWQNLRLFPSLSVLDNLMVGPRRYLGDRLLRLALDPAGVRAQEAGTRRRAEEVLERTRLSGVAATPAADLTFGQQKLVGVARALMNDARCLLLDEPMAGVEGQAYEIMQQVVREVAEGGVAVCVVEHNVAFIRDLCDEGVFMFAGKVLARGPVADLIADPRLTELYFGT; from the coding sequence ATGACCCCGGTCCTCGAGATCGCCGGCCTCGACAAGCGTTTCGGCGGCATCGTGGTCGCGGACGGCATCGACCTGACGCTCAATCCAGGCCGAGTGGTCGGGCTGATCGGGCCGAACGGCGCCGGCAAGACCTCGCTGTTCAACTTGATCTCCGGGGTGTTCCCCTCCGACGCCGGCACGATCCGGCTCGACGGTCAGCGCCTCGACGGGTTGGCGATGCACCGCCGGGCGTCGCTCGGCCTCGCTCGCACCTGGCAGAACCTGCGGTTGTTTCCGTCGCTGTCGGTGCTCGACAACCTGATGGTCGGGCCGCGCCGCTACCTCGGCGACCGGCTCCTGCGCCTCGCCCTCGACCCGGCCGGGGTCCGGGCGCAGGAGGCGGGGACGCGACGGCGGGCCGAGGAGGTACTGGAGCGCACACGTCTCTCGGGCGTCGCCGCGACCCCGGCGGCCGACCTGACGTTCGGCCAGCAGAAGCTCGTCGGCGTCGCCCGTGCGCTGATGAACGACGCCCGCTGCCTGCTCCTCGACGAGCCGATGGCCGGCGTCGAGGGCCAGGCCTACGAGATCATGCAGCAGGTGGTGCGCGAGGTCGCCGAAGGGGGCGTCGCGGTCTGCGTCGTCGAGCACAACGTCGCGTTCATCCGCGACCTCTGCGACGAGGGCGTGTTCATGTTCGCCGGCAAGGTCCTGGCCCGCGGGCCGGTCGCCGACCTGATCGCCGATCCTCGTCTCACCGAACTGTATTTCGGGACCTGA
- a CDS encoding branched-chain amino acid ABC transporter permease: MDYLITLAILIGLSVALASSFNLIIGYAGLVSIAHPVFYAIGAYVSALLARDLGLPVPLAMLCGALAAAAASAAVALPSLRVSGDYLLIASIGFQLGVLEAIKNISVTGGAGGLTNIPAFLVQDGGRGAYAALVIAFAGLTVWLNWRIAHGPYGRALSAMRDDETAFAGLGRNAVAMKVAVFAFGSGIAGLAGALYAHYFRFVTPEQFEILQSAALLTMVVVGGVRTTWGPVLGAVLLQALPQAITFVDLPPAILGPLQGLLFTGLVLVFMVLRPQGLIAAGEAWHPAKKYSAKTYSAKTRGEAR; this comes from the coding sequence ATGGACTACCTGATCACCCTCGCGATCCTGATCGGGTTGAGCGTCGCGCTCGCCTCGAGCTTCAACCTGATCATCGGCTATGCCGGCCTGGTCTCGATCGCCCACCCGGTCTTCTACGCCATCGGCGCCTACGTCTCGGCGCTGCTCGCCCGCGACCTCGGCCTGCCGGTGCCACTCGCGATGCTGTGCGGGGCGCTCGCCGCGGCGGCGGCCTCTGCCGCGGTCGCACTGCCGTCCTTGCGGGTCTCGGGCGACTACCTGCTGATCGCCTCGATCGGCTTCCAGCTCGGGGTGCTCGAGGCCATCAAGAACATCTCCGTCACGGGCGGCGCGGGCGGACTCACCAACATCCCGGCCTTCCTGGTCCAGGACGGCGGCAGGGGCGCCTACGCGGCCCTGGTGATCGCCTTCGCGGGTCTCACGGTGTGGCTCAACTGGCGCATCGCCCACGGGCCCTACGGCCGCGCCCTCTCGGCGATGCGCGACGACGAGACCGCCTTCGCGGGGTTGGGCCGCAACGCGGTCGCCATGAAGGTCGCGGTCTTCGCGTTCGGCTCCGGCATCGCCGGCCTCGCGGGCGCCCTCTACGCCCATTACTTCCGCTTCGTTACGCCCGAGCAGTTCGAGATCCTGCAATCGGCGGCGCTCCTGACCATGGTGGTGGTCGGCGGGGTGCGGACGACCTGGGGCCCGGTGCTGGGCGCCGTGCTGCTCCAGGCGCTGCCGCAGGCCATCACCTTCGTCGACCTGCCGCCCGCCATCCTCGGGCCGCTCCAGGGCTTGCTGTTCACCGGCCTCGTCCTCGTCTTCATGGTCCTGCGGCCGCAGGGCCTGATCGCGGCGGGCGAGGCCTGGCATCCAGCCAAGAAGTATTCCGCCAAGACGTATTCCGCCAAGACCCGGGGAGAAGCGCGATGA
- a CDS encoding branched-chain amino acid ABC transporter permease, which translates to MLSFDILAQVLWTSLATSAPLVLFAVAFALVLKVNRIFNFAQAGVMTVAFYAAHSAVSMAGLPGWVGCPFALAASAGASALLERVGFRPLRRRRATPMFIFIFTLIVSELIAYLAMLVFGTWPTTVFPSLFWPVTLVGNVAISAWDGPAIGAMLVSLALLFTYLRRARTGRFMIAVADNPDLAELYGIEKDRVYLATVVIAGPLVGVGMCLYGARAQVQPTTSIELMLFAVAATIIGGIGNLWGAALTAVALGVVQNASVLFIPAEWQGFLLYVFLFLAIVFLPNGIRLPERKRGLARRVASVDLGDPAPDPAPARREA; encoded by the coding sequence ATGCTGTCCTTCGACATTCTCGCGCAGGTGCTGTGGACGTCGCTCGCGACCTCCGCGCCGCTGGTGCTGTTCGCGGTCGCCTTCGCGCTGGTGCTGAAGGTCAACCGCATCTTCAACTTCGCCCAGGCCGGCGTGATGACGGTGGCGTTCTACGCCGCCCACTCCGCCGTCTCGATGGCGGGCCTGCCCGGCTGGGTCGGCTGCCCGTTCGCGCTCGCGGCCTCCGCGGGGGCGAGCGCGCTCCTCGAGCGGGTCGGGTTCCGACCGCTGCGGCGGCGGCGCGCGACGCCGATGTTCATCTTCATCTTCACCCTGATCGTGTCCGAGCTGATCGCCTATCTGGCGATGCTCGTGTTCGGCACCTGGCCGACCACGGTGTTCCCGTCGTTGTTCTGGCCGGTGACGCTGGTCGGCAACGTGGCGATCAGCGCCTGGGACGGCCCGGCGATCGGGGCGATGCTCGTCTCGCTCGCGCTCCTCTTCACCTACCTTCGCCGCGCCCGGACCGGCCGGTTCATGATCGCGGTCGCCGACAACCCCGACCTCGCCGAGCTCTACGGCATCGAGAAGGACCGGGTTTACCTCGCCACCGTGGTGATCGCCGGCCCTCTCGTCGGGGTCGGCATGTGCCTGTACGGCGCCCGCGCCCAGGTCCAGCCGACGACCTCGATCGAGCTGATGCTGTTTGCCGTCGCGGCCACCATCATCGGCGGTATCGGCAACCTCTGGGGCGCGGCCCTCACCGCGGTGGCGCTCGGGGTCGTGCAGAACGCCAGCGTGCTGTTCATCCCGGCCGAGTGGCAGGGCTTCCTGCTCTACGTCTTCCTGTTCCTCGCCATCGTGTTCCTGCCGAACGGCATCCGCCTGCCGGAGCGCAAGCGCGGCTTGGCGCGCCGGGTCGCCAGTGTCGATCTCGGCGATCCCGCTCCCGATCCGGCGCCTGCCCGCAGAGAGGCGTAA